In Chelonia mydas isolate rCheMyd1 chromosome 7, rCheMyd1.pri.v2, whole genome shotgun sequence, the sequence AAAACAAGGCGCCTGCCCCAGGCTTgtgctgggatgggagggggaggaggtggtggtcaCCCTGTCTGGAGAGGCTCAGGACTGTGAGTGCCGACCTCAGGACAGACAGTCacaaacagggcagacaccccaagctgGTGGTCTGGTCTATAAtcagatttcaccaagccagtaaaaaatgtgaactcctggatcactgtcacagtctcaccatggagtcacagagtcctgccactcagacaaactggacttagtgataaatggtctcTTACATCAAAAATCACACCACACATTTGGGTTGCTCcgagtcccaagagaccagtcacttaccccagatcagttggtCCCCTAGATCTTACTCCAAAGACAATGCCTCTGGTCAGTCCTGTAATTAGCAAGCTAAAGggttattaactaggaaaaaggtaTAAgggagttatttacaggttaaagcaagggAATATATCCACAccaatgagttaccatctaatcCTAAGAGCGACTGAGTTgcagtgatctgtcaattcaaaatctCTTTCAGGGCGGACTCAAGAGGagcccctggggatctctggcttcaggttaggccatgtctacactagcgagcttacagaggcacagctgtcccaatgcagctgtgccgctgtaagagtGCTTCTTTAGCCGCTCTGTgccggtgggagagagctctcctgttgacataataaaaccacctccacaagcggtgatagctgtgtcagcaggagaagctctcccactagCATGGCGCTGTCCACAATggcgcttctgtcagtgtaacatGTTGTTCAGGGTGTGTtttgttcacacccctgagcgacataagttatactgacaaaagtggtcacgtagacatggccttagagtcTCTGTCCCTTCAGAtttcaaacagccaaaaagaTGGAAGACTTTCCTGTGacttggttttattttcttcattcagcttccaagtccaCAGGACAAGCTTCCTTGCAGGTAGCATCTCCAAGGTGCGGATAGGACCGTTAACTAATCCTTTGGATTGCGATGTTTCTTGAAGGCCCACctgattttgatagtccttctggaAGGGTGGGGGGACAATTCctgtgcctgggttcacaagttcagagcaaacattttcaaagttataaaataAAACTTACCTCTCTTCTTATAGCCTGGGATACAGACATTGCAAgcgagattaatgcaggcagcaacttacaagcatttcacagaGTCAAAACACCCAATGTCTTATAAGAATGTAATACCCCTTTTGAGCAAAACTACCATACAGGTGAAGTGGTCTGGTCTTCAGCTATGAGTTCGTCAGTTCTTAGCTAAAGCCTGCAGCCCGGGAAAAAGCTAGtatctggcctgccagcatcaccaGGGGTGCAGGGATTTTGTGTGCGCAGCCCCAGTAGGACACAGATAGGTCCGGCAGCACCATTCTCAGGCAGCACTCAGAGGACTGCTAGGCTCTTCGGTCAGCCACGTTGGTTTCTCTTTGCAGGTGCCTGGACAGCCCGATGGCTGAGCCAGCCGGGCCCTGGGTGCAGGCATTAGAGGTGCTGGCTCTGCTTTAGGAGTTGGCCTGCTCTGCTACAGAGATGGGGCTCTGGCACAGGGTGGGGTTCGGAGACTTGGGGCCTCTCTCTagcagggggatggggacacACGAGCCTGACTTTGTTATTGGTCCTGCAGGGCTCGAGTGGGGTTCCCCTCCATTTGTGGTGGTGTCTCGCAGGGTCTGGCTTATTTCTCCCCACCATCCAGCTGGCTGTCCTAGCTTGTCTTGGAGCAGCCATCTTGGCACTGGAGAGGAGAGGCTAAAGGTCTCCGGTGTCTTGGTTTCCAGGGGCAGGCCAGGAGGGGGCGATGTTTGTTCACACCCGGTCCTATGAGGACCTGACAAGCCCCGAGGATGGAGACGTTGCGTCCAGGAGCCCTGAGGAAGGGCGAGGGGACCAGGCAGACCAGACCAGCATGGAACAGATCAGCAAGGACTTcagtgagctcagcacacagctgaCGGGCATGGCATTAGACCTGGAGGAGGAGATGAGGATGAGCCAGGAGAACGAGATGGATCTTTCGCCACAGACGGCCCGGAGGGACTCAGCACGGTCAGAGAAGGAGGATGAGGACGTGACCATGGAGGCCTGGCGCATGCATCAGAAGCATGTGTTCGTGCTGAGCGAGGCAGGCAAGCCGGTGTATTCCCGCTACGGCTCAGAGGAGGCGCTGTCCAGCACCATGGGAGTGATGATGGCCCTGGTGTCCTTCCTGGAGGCAGAGAAGAATGCCATCAGGTCTATTCATGCAGGTACCATCGCAGGCAGGGGCCACTTGAGGGCACATGCTGCCTCGGGGGTTATTAGCTGGATCTTAGATGTGATGCTCTGCTGACGACCGCTGCACAGAGCGGCCGGAGCACCAGCTTGGACAGGAGCTCACTGCTGTCCTGGAAGCAGGGCAGGCGCTGGGCCCGGCCTCCAGCTGCACACACAGCTGCCTGATTTGCAAGTGCAGTTACCACAGCTGCATGTGTGAATCCAGTCATCTGCTGTTGGTGAGTGCTTTGAATGTGCGTGCAAACTGGGGGCATTGTGAGATGGTTACAGAGGGAGGCAGATGAGGAGACCAGGGGCCTGTGTGTTGGTGTCTCCCTGGAAAGGGCATACGAAAGCCCGTGGCTCTGACACAGTGCAGGGGAAGTGTTGGGTTTCCCTTCCCTAGCTAGGTCCAGGAGCACTGGGTTGCTGGAGGAGCTTACCCCTCAGTGTCCCACCTCACTGCAAGGCAGCCATCCTTGCTTCTCAGGCCTGACTGACACTGAAAATGTAAGTTGATTAGCTGCAAAGAGATGGTAGCTAAGTCTTCCATTGGCCTAGAtgcgtctacaccaggggttaggtcgtcATAGCTATGGTGCTTCCCATAGTTACgacaacctaacccctggtgtagatgcagctaggccAACAGAAGACCTACCCACcatcactcagggaggtggtgttcctacacccaTCAATTGGTGTAGGCTGTGTCTGTACGGGGTTGTGCCGGCATAGCTATGACAACGTAGCTCTGACACTGTAGTGCCTGTAGCACAGACATGGCCTCATTCGCTGACCCTCCGGAGCCACGAGAGCTCCCTGGTATTTTCCAGCGGTGTGCTGCCCTGGGCTGATGTgtccctctctcttcctcctgtgcCGGGCAGATGGCTACAAGGTGGTCTTTGTGCGCCGGAGCCCCCTGGTGCTGGTGGCCATGGCCCGGACGCGGCAGTCGGAGCAGGAGATCGCCCATGAGCTCCTCTACATCTActaccagatcctcagcttggtCACCTGGACCCAGCTCAACCACATCTTCCAGCAGAAGCAGAACTATGACCTGCGCAGGCTGCTGGCGGGCTCTGAGCGCATCACCGACAACTTGCTGGACCTGATGGCTCGGGACCCCAGCTTCCTGATGGGTGCCGCGCGCAGCCTGCCgatggcagcagggctcagagacACCGTGAGCACCTGCCTCCAGCAGGCCAAGGCCAAAAGCCTGGTGTTCTCCATCCTGCTGTCCAGGAACCAGCTGGTGTCTCTGGTGAGGAGAAAGGACCAGTTCCTGCACCCCATTGACCTGCATTTACTCTTCAACCTCataagctcctcctcctccttccgtGAGGGTGAGGCCTGGACTCCCATCTGCCTACCCAAGTTCAACTCCAGTGGCTTCTTCCATGTCCACATCTCATACTTGGAGCAGGACACGGACCTGTGCCTGCTCCTGGTCTCCACCGACCGTGAGGACTTCTTCACCATTTCCGACTGCAAGCGCCGCTTCCAGGAGCGCCTGCGGAAGCGTGGTGTGTCCCATGCCTTGCTGGAGGCACTGCGCACCCCCTTCTACAGCGTCTCCCAGGTGGGGATCCCAGACCTACGACACTTCATCTACAAATCCAAGAGCTCAGGTCTCTTCACCAGGTGAGAGTCGAGGCGGGCATAGTCTCCATCGCCAGACACGGAGCCGAGGGGAGCGCACACGGCTGGGATGAGTCCCTGGGGCTGCTCTGTGCCATCAGAGCACAGAGGTAGctcccagctgtggccatgccaaTCAGTGCCAGCCAGGGGTGCTTCCCTTCCTGCCAGATCCTGGGGTGCCCCAGAGCCACCACTTGTGCTTACAGCTGCCCTTATATTAGAGCCACACGCGGCACCTCGTGCACCAAAGGGCAAGTCAGGGACACACGAAGCCCTGGGGTGTGTCATTGTGGGGTAGGGTGGATCTCTCCCAGGTGTGCCCTGAGTAGTGGGCTGTGGGGGGCATTCAGTACAGAGGGGATCCCTGCAGGCCTGgcacagggctccagggtggcagctcCAAGGGGGTGCCCAGCAGCCAGAGTCAGGGAGCTCATGAAGTATCTTCCCCACCGTGACAGTGATTGGTGCTCGGGAGAAGACACCCACCGCACCAGCCTAGATGCCTCATGTTCCCACTGCTGCTCCCACCagtgcagcttcctgctgccggCCAAGGTAGGCCAGGCTCCAGGCAGCTGGTGCCAGTGGGTCTAGACCCTGTCTGCACTAGTgctcccagcactgctccagctcGGGGAGCTGCGTCACTGGTGGCATGATGGGAGGGGGAACATCCAGCCAGGCTGCAGTGTATGACTCCAACTGTAGCCGCCTTCCTAATGGATTGCTCTGGAGGGCTCACTTACACCCATCCCCCAGACCCGTGCTGGGCCCAGAGTGCTCCTTGGATAGCAGCCTGGACTGTCCCTCACTAGGAGTGGCACTGATCCGCAGGGACCTTTGTTTCTGGTCTAGGAACAGCTGCCAGGCTTCCAGGGCAGTGCCATTTGGAAGGTCCCCTTGTGCATGGCTTGAAGACTggtgtgggctgggggggcaTAGAGAGACGTCCATGGCAAATCCTGGCAAAAAGCAAACACCGGGAAGAGCTCCACTGCAGTGATCTAGGAAGGCCTGTGTGTTCATTTGCATATTACATTACCCAGACCTCTTTGCACCAGAGACAGGGAGTGGTGAAGGACATGCTCCTCCTCACTTTGCAGGCTAGCTGCTCTTCATAGCTCCCCATGCTGGGTCCTTCATTGGGTCCAAGCGTTTCTTTGAGAGGAGCTGGCAGTGACAGGCAGGTGCCAGCTAGTGTGCAATTTCCATCAGAGTCACCTGCAAGCAGCTGGCAGACACGGGTGAGTgctgagatcttggagtcattgtggatagttctctgaaatcatccactcaatgtgcagtggcagtcaaaaaagtgaacagaatgttgggaatcatcaagaaagggatagataataagagaggAAATAACATAtcgcctctgtataaatccatggtacgcccacaccttgaatactgcatgcagatgtggttgccccatctcaaaaaagatatattggagttggaaaaggttcagaaaagggcaacaaaaatgattaggggtatggaacggcttctatatgaggagagattaataagactgggactttcagcttggaaaagaggcaacgaaggcggggatatgatagaagtctataaaatcattgaGTGgacagagaaagtaaataagcgaagtgttatttactccttcttataatacaagaacaaggggccacaaatgaaattaataggttgcaggtttaaacaaacacaagaaagtatttttttcatgcaacgcactgtcaacctctggaactccttgccagagggtgttgtgaaggccagtactataatggggttcaaaagggagctggaTAGATTCatagaagataggtccatcaatggctattagccaggatgggcaggaatggtgtccctagcctctgtttgtcagaagctgggattgggtgacagggcatggatcacttgatgataacctgtctgttcattccctttggggcacctgccactggccactgtcagaggacaggatactgggcttgatggacctttggtctgacccactatgaccGTTCTTATGCTGGCTACCGGTGATCTCCATCACCGTGCAAGGTGTGGCGGTTCGGCTGGCACATGCTACCCCTGGGCTCAGTAGCTTTCTGTGACCCAAGGGGGTGCCCAGAGGACAAGAAGTTCCATTGCTCTGTTGTGTGGAGCTTACCCTGGTCAGGTTAACGTTCTGGGGGGTTAATCAAAGGGCAATTTGTTTTTCCAGCCCTGAGATTGAGGCTCCCTATGTCAGcgaggaggagaagcagaggcTGCTGGAGCTATACCAGTACCTGCACAGCCGTGCCCACAACTCCTCCCGCCCCCTGAAAAACATCTACTTCACAGGACCCAGCGAAAATCTCCTGGCTTGGGTAAGAACCACTCATCCTTCCATCAGCTGCCCCACATCTAGAGAGGTCGTAATGGACCAGCCAAGCCTCTGTCATTTGAGCTAAAGACTAGTGCTGTCAGCAGTAGTAGACTTTTCTCCTCTTATtaggaccagccactagagggggcaAAGACCAATATGCCATAATGGGGGTAACAAGCTGAGATAGGAGAGCTAGAGTACACTGAATGGTCTGGTTAGCGTGTATGTTCAACTGTCCTCTGCATGGAATTTCCTCTGCATGGAACCTGGATACCAACACACTGTTAGGATAAGTGCCTGGGAAAtacctggggagagagagaaaataagaacTGCTCAGGTGTGTCATAAGCCCTATACTGTTTGCTGCTCAGGGGaatctcctttagttcaagtggcagagtCCTGGGCTTTTGGCATAGGCAGGCCGATCTGagttccagccctgccccaccacagagTTCCAAATGGCCATGGTTTTGCAACACAGTGACAACCATGATGTACCAGGTAACCAGGGGTTTCATAGATGATTCCATCTAGTCTGCCCCCCTCTGTAGAGACTGCCCCCCAATTATCCCTGTTTGAACTAGGGCAAATattatagaaaaacatcccatttggatttaaaaatggtcagtgatggagaacccaccataaCCCTGGGTAAGTGGTTCCCACGGTTAATTCTCCTCACTAttaatgtacaccttatttccagtctagaTTTGCCTACCTTCAGGTTCCACTCATTGGGCTGCGTTAGACCTGCTGgcctgaagagcccattgttaaatatctgtccccctttcaggtacttacagactgtgatcaagtcaccccttcaccctCTTGTtattaagctaaattgattgagCTCATTGTGtgtctcactataaggcaggttctccaatcctttaatcagcctcctggctcttctccgaactcgctccaatttgtcaacGTTCTTCTTTGCTGCCGTACTCTTTTGCTGCTCCTCTGAGAGGCCATCTCTAGCGTGCATCCTCACACAACAGCTGTGTGACCTTTAGGTTGTAGCACGATGATGCTGCGGGACCCCGTTGTGATACAATGTGAATACACGGCAGGAGACTTCTAGTGTTGTTCTGCAAGCCTGGGGTTGCCCCCTGCTCTGGCTTTTGTGGGAGAGCCCTAGCCTTGTCGGGGTCCTTGATGTGCCAGGATGCACCTATTGCAACATGTACCCATtgcagcatgcaatgctccataCTGAGCTGAGATAGTTTCCAGTATGCAGTGCAGCAAGGCCTTTCCACAGGCCTCATCTCCATGTTAGAGGTGAGGGCTGCTGTGTTCTAGGAAAAGTAGCTGCTGGTCTATGGCATGAGTGGGCATAACTTGAGCATCTGCCCGGGATGGAAAGGTTAAATCCATTGGTTTTTAGTACAAATCCAGGGAGCtcctggggggaagggatggcCCTCACAGGGTTTAAACTTTCATAAGCAGAATGGACAATGTTAATTATGGAAACGTGCCAAAAACCTTTGCTCCCCAGTTAGGAGGTAGAAAGCCCTGTCCACTTGCAGTCTCTAACGTACGTATCTTCATTACCCACCCATGCAGCAGTGCTGCCCTTCCCATTGctcagatggggaaacaggccaGAGAGACTACATGATCTGGGCCGAGGTCTGTAACAGGGCAAGGAATTGAACCCCCATCTCCTAAGTTAGTGACCTCATCGCTGGGCCATCCTCCTGGACCCCTCCTGGCATCTGGAGGTAGGCTCTGTGCCCAGGCACTGACTGGGATTGGCTCTCATCCCTTCTGTAGGTGACCAGTGCCTTCGAGCTCTACGTGTGCTACAGCCCCCTGGGGACCAAGGCAGCCGCTGTCAGCGCCGTCAACAAGCTCATGAAGTGGATCCGCAGGGAAGAGGACCGACTCTTCATCCTGACACCACAGACCTACTGATGGGTGCTGTGCCGTGCCAGCCATGCCCAGAGCATTCCCAGCTCTGATCAGGACACCCTCCAGGGCAAGCCCCGCCCTCCTGGTGTGCGTGGGGGATGGCGGGAAAGGGAGACCCTTGGGaagcagagccctctgcccccaaacGCAGGGAAAGCACATTAATGGGGTTGTTAAATAGCAGATTTTAGAGACCCTAAAGCTTCCCGAGTTCCCCTGTGCTGTGACCAGGACCCAATGGAGACCCCTGCTACTGAGGGGCCAACCCACCTGGACACGCATTCCCCACTACAGCCTCCAGCCAGTGCTTTTACCTTACCTGCCACTTCTCAGCCTCTCCACCCTgtcctgcttccctcccctcttGCGACACTCATCTTCATTCCTGGGGTATATCCCTCAGTCTCGGGTGGAGGGGATCTGCCCGTTGCTAGCTGCCTCCttggtgggcaggggaggggtgggcgcTCAGTCTGCACTGGGCTCCTAGGACCCCTGGTTCTTCCTGCAGCACCTTCCCTCTTTTCTCCATCATTAGACTATTCCCAGAGTGCTGAGGTGGCATCTccactgctccacccccacccccctacccctGGGGTCCAGGTCTCTGAGCCAGGGGTCACTGTCTGGGAGCCACAGAACCTGTTGGCTCCAACTCCACCCCAGCCATCTGCCAGGCCCGGGCATTCGGCCTGGCTCCCCAAGGGACAGGTTCTCAGGGGCGATGGTGGGCGGGGCACACAGGGCGACTTGCCATGAGCAGGAAGGGCCCCTTGGTGTggtccctctccctgctgccttcCAGCTTTCCCCTGCTCCTTGCATCTCCACACCAGCGTCTCTTGGCCAGACCAGTCTGGCAGTGTTGGGGGGCTAGGGGCAGGGAGCACCCGGACAGGAAGAACAGACCCTCTGAGTTCCAAAGTGAGGAGGCCCCCACGTTGCCTTGTGTTGGTGTGGTCACCCTGGGGAGGCCAGGGTGGCTGGGTCTCCAAGCCCAGAAGGATTCACCCCCAGGTCTCCGTTAGTCAGTGCCGGCCTCTCCCGCCCCCAGGTATTCCCTGGATCTTGCCCAAGCCCAGATCGCGGGCAGTTTGCCTGTCCCTGTGGCTGGGTTTTCAGAGTCAGCTCAGCAGCTGATCTGTGTTAATGGCCAAAGCGGCACCAGAtcctgggatggggctggaggaggaaacCAACATCACTGAATAAAGGCTGCAGAGAAACAACGGTGGTTTTATTGCGGGGAGATGGCCATGTGGTGGCAGCAGAGGATAAGagcggggaagggctggggccagagtctGAGGTTAAAGTCAGTTTCCGTTGTGAGCCCCATTGGGACCCCTGTTGACTGTCTCTGAAAAGCCAAACGATGTTCATTGTAACCCAAACTGTCTCTGGTGTAGCCTGCACGTGCTCGGCACAGCTGGATGTCCCGCTGTTCTTCGGTGCTTTACAATGATTATCAGTTGTTCTTATTTTCAGGAATTTGCAATACTACAGCCCAGAACAAATGTCCCATGTGGAGTTAATAAAGTGGGTGCCATggcccagcaggggcaggggcctcCAGCAGCTCTGCAATGTGCCACTGACCCAAGCAGACTTTGGAATTGCACCCGGATGGTGCCAGTGGTGGGCCCAGGCCAAGCCAGCACCACGTGCTTGTCCACAGCCGCACCTGGCTCCtgggccctgcctcagcacagataAGAGGAATAAGCTATAGCGATACGAGGCACCTTGATCCTATCCTCTCGGTATAGCTACAGTGGTAAGATCTCACCCCCCTGAACTGCCAGTCACCCTGGGCCAAGAGGAGAGGATAGAGCAGCCCTGGCTGTCCTCTCGGCCTCCGAGGAGATGTGTCCCTGGGGAACAAGGAGTGTGACTAGCAGGTGGCCATCACTGATCTGTCCCAAGAGACCACAGGGCGGGGGAAATCAGGCCCCCAGCTCCAAGGgtggaaaaggaggatttgtCTG encodes:
- the MON1A gene encoding vacuolar fusion protein MON1 homolog A codes for the protein MAADVHKKKGWEVPNGSLVPTDGQPMERSESPTPGLVQGTEPGAGQEGAMFVHTRSYEDLTSPEDGDVASRSPEEGRGDQADQTSMEQISKDFSELSTQLTGMALDLEEEMRMSQENEMDLSPQTARRDSARSEKEDEDVTMEAWRMHQKHVFVLSEAGKPVYSRYGSEEALSSTMGVMMALVSFLEAEKNAIRSIHADGYKVVFVRRSPLVLVAMARTRQSEQEIAHELLYIYYQILSLVTWTQLNHIFQQKQNYDLRRLLAGSERITDNLLDLMARDPSFLMGAARSLPMAAGLRDTVSTCLQQAKAKSLVFSILLSRNQLVSLVRRKDQFLHPIDLHLLFNLISSSSSFREGEAWTPICLPKFNSSGFFHVHISYLEQDTDLCLLLVSTDREDFFTISDCKRRFQERLRKRGVSHALLEALRTPFYSVSQVGIPDLRHFIYKSKSSGLFTSPEIEAPYVSEEEKQRLLELYQYLHSRAHNSSRPLKNIYFTGPSENLLAWVTSAFELYVCYSPLGTKAAAVSAVNKLMKWIRREEDRLFILTPQTY